The following are encoded together in the Marmota flaviventris isolate mMarFla1 chromosome 18, mMarFla1.hap1, whole genome shotgun sequence genome:
- the Thap11 gene encoding THAP domain-containing protein 11 → MPGFTCCVPGCYNNSHRDKALHFYTFPKDAELRRLWLKNVSRAGVSGCFSTFQPTTGHRLCSVHFQGGRKTYTVRVPTIFPLRGVNERKVARRPAGAAAARRRQQQQQQQQQQHQQQQQPSPSASTGQTAQLQPNLVSASAAVLLTLQAAVDSSQAPGSVPPAPTTPTGEDVKPIDLTVQVEFAAAEGAAAAAAASELEAATAGLEAAECPMGPQLVVVGEEGFPDTGSDHSYSLSSGTTEEELLRKLNEQRDILALMEVKMKEMKGSIRHLRLTEAKLREELREKDRLLAMAVIRKKHGM, encoded by the coding sequence ATGCCTGGCTTTACGTGCTGCGTACCGGGCTGCTACAACAACTCGCACCGGGACAAGGCGCTGCACTTCTACACGTTTCCCAAGGACGCTGAACTGCGGCGCCTCTGGCTCAAGAACGTGTCCCGTGCGGGCGTCAGTGGATGCTTCTCCACCTTCCAGCCCACCACGGGCCACCGTCTTTGCAGCGTTCACTTCCAGGGCGGCCGCAAGACCTATACTGTGCGCGTTCCCACCATCTTCCCACTGCGCGGCGTCAATGAGCGCAAAGTAGCGCGCAGACCCGCGGGGGCCGCGGCCGCCCGCCGCAGGcagcaacaacagcagcagcagcaacagcagcatcaacagcaacaacaaccCTCGCCATCCGCCTCCACTGGCCAGACCGCCCAGTTGCAGCCAAACCTGGTGTCTGCCTCCGCGGCCGTGCTCCTCACCCTTCAGGCCGCTGTAGACAGCAGCCAAGCTCCGGGATCCGTGCCGCCTGCGCCCACCACTCCCACTGGAGAAGATGTGAAGCCCATCGACCTTACAGTGCAAGTGGAGTTCGCAGCCGCAGAGGGCGCAGCCGCCGCAGCTGCCGCGTCAGAGCTAGAGGCTGCTACAGCGGGTCTGGAGGCCGCGGAGTGCCCTATGGGCCCCCAGTTGGTGGTAGTAGGGGAAGAGGGCTTTCCAGATACTGGCTCCGACCATTCGTACTCGTTGTCGTCTGGCACCACGGAGGAGGAGCTCCTGCGCAAACTGAACGAGCAGCGGGACATCCTGGCGCTGATGGAAGTGAAGATGAAAGAGATGAAGGGTAGCATCCGCCACTTGCGTCTCACCGAGGCCAAGCTGCGCGAAGAACTTCGTGAGAAGGATCGTCTGCTTGCCATGGCTGTCATCCGTAAGAAGCACGGAATGTGA